A part of Crassostrea angulata isolate pt1a10 chromosome 5, ASM2561291v2, whole genome shotgun sequence genomic DNA contains:
- the LOC128183647 gene encoding fibroleukin-like, protein MIMLRGVFVLLLFLCQPSIAIVIKAYKANPLHDDKLFNDSLLLEVPSSSLGNCNSICGPNCIYFGFNFKQEKCRVHYTTELTNAEMEAEWRYYAPYEPNYKSKDCLGVFRTGQNRSGVFRIYPAGGVSTDVICDMETMGGGWTVIQNRFNGSENFNRNWNDYKSGFGSTPGEYWIGNDVIHEMTKANTSSLYVTLTLTNGTTLFELYEAFSIASELDNYRLFIGGQASGTLGMFYFK, encoded by the exons ATGATAATGTTGCGCGGTGTTTTTGTGCTTCTTTTGTTTCTTTGTCAACCGTCTATAGCCATAGTTATTAAGGCTTACAAAGCAAACCCGCTTCACGACGACAAACTGTTTAATGATTCCCTTTTACTGGAGGTTCCTTCTAGCAGCCTCGGTAACTGTAACTCTATTTGTGGCCcgaattgtatatattttggaTTCAACTTTAAACAGGAAAAATGTCGGGTTCATTATACCACCGAACTAACCAATGCTGAGATGGAGGCAGAGTGGAGATACTATGCTCCTTATGAACCAAATTATAAAT CAAAAGACTGCTTAGGGGTTTTTAGAACTGGACAGAACCGTTCTGGTGTTTTTAGAATTTACCCAGCAGGGGGCGTTAGCACTGACGTCATCTGCGACATGGAAACAATGGGAGGAGGATGGACG GTTATTCAAAATCGATTTAATGGATCTGAGAATTTCAATAGAAACTGGAATGATTACAAAAGTGGATTTGGTTCGACTCCAGGCGAATACTGGATTG GAAATGATGTGATTCACGAAATGACAAAAGCAAACACTAGCTCGTTGTACGTCACACTAACTCTCACAAACGGAACAACCTTGTTTGAACTCTACGAAGCGTTCTCAATTGCGAGTGAACTGGACAATTATAGACTATTTATTGGGGGACAGGCCTCTGGAACTCTCGGtatgttttactttaaataa